Below is a window of Senegalia massiliensis DNA.
ATTGAGCTGCCGCTCCCAACAATATACTCTTAGGATTAGCAATCAGAGGACCAAAATCCGTTCCTGCTCCTACACATAGGAAAATTAATGGAGGATAAATTCCTAAATCAGTTCCCTGATATAGATAGTACAATAGACCTCCCTCTTCCATTAGTCCCCCTAAAGGCATATTAACTAATAACATACCAAAGGCAATAGGTATTAATAAGTATGGTTCATATCCTTTTTTTATAGCTAGATATAAAAATGTCAAAGCTATTCCTATCATAATTACTTCTTTATAAGTAATAGCTGCAAAGCCGGTACTTTGCCAAAATTCCTGTAATATATCCATTTAAATTTACCTTCCTTTCTTCCTTAGTAAAATTATTCTAAAGATATCAATGGATCTCCTGAGCTAACTGATGCTCCCTTAGAAGTATTGATTGCTGCAACTTTTCCGGCTCTTGGTGCCATTATCTCATTTTCCATTTTCATAGCTTCAAGTATTAATAATACATCCCCTTCAGCTACTGTATCTCCTTCATTTACCTTTACATCTACTACAGTTCCTGGCATTGGTGCGTTTACAGTTTCTGCTCCTACTGGTGCTGGCTTAGGTGCTGGAGCTGCTTTCTTTGGTTGTGGCTTTGGTTGAGCCTTTGGTGCCGGTGCTGGTGATGGTTTTGACTCTCTAGATGTCCTTACTTCAGATCCAACTCCTACTTCCTCTACTTCTACCTCATATGTGTTTTCATTAACAGTTATATTATATTTTTTCATACCTAATATCCTCCTTAATGTCCCTTTAGATTATTATATATTCCCTCTTGTCTTCCTGCCATAGCCCATACAGGAGATGCTTGAGATACCCTTTTAATATTTCTTATATATATATTTTCCACAGACTGTCCTGTAGCTGCTGATATAGCAGCAGCAATAACTGATACTAACTCTTCGTCATTATCTACAATCTCTTCAGTATTCTCCACTACAGTATTTTCATTAACTGGTAGTACTCCCTTTTTTACAGGCTCTTTTTTCTCTTCCTTATAAAAAGCTGATTTAAATCCAGTTAATATTAAAGATATAACTACTAGTGTAGCAAATACTATTGCCATACTAAATACTGTTACGATTAAACCTTCTGAAAGAGATATTCCATCTTGTAAATTCATCTAATTCACCTCTCTAACTATTAAAATTATAATGGAAGATTACCATGTTTCTTAGCAGGTCTATCTTCTCTCTTACTTGATAACATATCAAATGCACTAATAATTCTTGGTCTAGTTAATTGAGGTTCTATTACATCATCAACATATCCTCTTGATGCAGCTATATAAGGATTTGCTATTGTATCTCTATATTCTTTTATCTTCTTACCTCTCATTTGAACTGCATCATCAGCATTTTTAATCTCTTTTCTAAAGATTATATTAGCAGCACCTTCCGGTCCCATTACTGCAATTTCTGATGTAGGCCATGCCAATACTAAATCAGCCTTAAGATGTCTTGAACACATTGCAATATATGCTCCACCATAAGCTTTTCTAAGTATTACAGTTACCTTTGGCACTGTAGCTTCTGAATATGCATATAACATCTTAGCCCCATGTCTTATAATTCCTCCATACTCTTGACCAGTTCCTGGTAAGAATCCTGGAACGTCTACTAAAGTAAGTAATGGTATATTAAAGGAATCACAAGTTCTTATAAATCTTGCCGCTTTATCTGAAGCGTTGATATCTAAACATCCTGCTAAAACCTTCGGTTGATTAGCTACAATACCTACTGATCTACCGTTTAATCTTATAAATCCAGTTACTATATTCTGTGCATAATAAGGTTGAACTTCTAAGAACTCTCCCCCATCTGCTAGTGTATATATTATATCCTTAATATCATAAGGTCTATTTGGATTATCAGGTACTATTTCATTTAACTTCTCATCGATTCTATTTATTTCATCTTGGGAATCAAATATTGGAGCATCTTCTAAATTATTAGAAGGCAAGAAGCTTAATAATAATTTGATCTTTTCAATCGTTTCCTCTTCACTATTGTCTACAAAATGGGCTACACCACTAGTAGAGTTGTGAGTCATTGCTCCTCCTAACTCTTCAGCTGAAACCTCCTCTCCAGTTACTGTTTTGATAACTTGCGGACCAGTGATAAACATCTTACTAATATTATCTACCATGAATATAAAGTCAGTTAATGCTGGTGAATAAACTGCACCACCGGCACAAGGACCCATTATTACAGAAATCTGAGGAATAACTCCTGAAGCTATGGTGTTATTAAAGAATATATCTCCATATCCAGATAAAGCATCTACGCCTTCTTGAATTCTAGCTCCACCGGAGTCATTTATTCCTATAATAGGAGCTCCTACCTTCATAGCCATTTCTTGTACCTTGGTGATTTTAGCTGCATGCATCTCCCCTAAAGATCCACCAATTACAGTGAAGTCTTGAGCAAATACATATACTAATCTTCCATCAACAGTACCATATCCTGTAACTACTCCTTCCCCAGAAGTTTTTTTCTTTTCCATTCCAAAATTAGTACATCTGTGCTCTACAAAGGTATCTACCTCGATAAAGCTACCTTCATCCATTAACTTTTCTATCCTTTCCCTTGCTGTTAATTTACCCTTAGCATGTTGTTTTTCTATGCTCTTTTCTCCACCACCAAGTTTTACCTTTTTCTTTAAGTTTCGGAGTTCTTCTAACCTATCTATTGACATTTCCTTTCCTCCTAATATTAAATTTAAACATCTATAAAATAAGTTCTTAGCTATATATTAATACTAAAATATAGCATTTACTAACATGTATCCTATTGATGGTACTAAAAGACTTCCCAATCCAGTAAAGAATGTGGCAGTCATTGCACCATAAGGAACAAGTTCTGCATTAGTAGCTGCTAGTCCTCCAGCAACTCCACTTGTAGTTCCTATAAGCCCACCATATACCATTGCTGATGTTGGGTTATCTAATTTAATTATTGAAGCAACGAAAGGAGTAATGATCATAGTTAATACTGATTTAACAACTCCTGCTGCAATTGATAATGCAATTACATCAGAACTAGCTCCTAGAGCTGATCCTGCAACAGGACCCACTACAAAAGTAACTGCTCCTCCACCTATAGTAGTTATATCTGCAGGATCAGTATATCCCAATAGTGCAGCGATAGCTGCTCCTATAATAAAGGAAAATAATACCCCTACTAAAAGAGATACTATACCTGGTAATCCAGCTTTTTTTATATTTTTAAGGTCTATACCATAGGCAGTAGATATTATAGCATAATCCCTAAGCATTCCTCCACCTAACAATCCAACTCCTGTAAATAAACTCACATCAGCTAGTCCCTTTTCTCCACCAGTATATTTTCCAGCTATATAAGCAAGAACTAAACCAACTACAATTGCTATAGCAGATCCCATTCTTCTTTGTCCAATCATATCGGCAAAACCATAGGATATAACCATTATTAATGCAACTATACCAAGGGCTGCTACTAGATCATAGGATGTAAATAATGTATTTATGATATCCATCATCTTTAATCACCTCTACTCGTTATTTTCTTTGATAGTTAATTTTGTAATTAATGGCACTAATAATAATGCTCCTATGGTTGCAACTCCTCCTGATAAAAATGCTACAGCTCCACCTTCAAAGGCTGCTACAACATTTTGTCTAGCAGACATTGCAACTACAATAGGTATATATAATGAACTCAATAGTAATATTCCATTTGATGTTCTCTTACTAAAGGGCTTGCCTTTCTTTTCAAAATGATTAGTAACTAAAATCAACATAAGCATTGCAAAACCTACTCCACCTACATTTCCACTTATTCCTAATAAGTTTCCTAATCCCATTCCAATAAATGAGCCTACGAACATACATAAAGCAACTATGCCAAGACCATAAATTTCCATATGCTTGTCCTCCTTGTTTTTATTAAATTATAAGAAGATAGAGAAGACTCTATCTTCTTACATGTATTAAATAGCGTTGTTCTCTCTAAGTTTTTGAATTTTCTCCTCACTTAAACCTACAAAATCCTTTAAGATTTCTTCAGTGTGCTCTCCTAGAATAGGTGCTGGACTTTCTACTTTACCTTGAGTTTCACTCATCTTAATAGGTACTCCCGGAATCTTAGTCTTTCCAGCAGTAGGATGTTCTATCTCTACTACCATTTCTCTTTCATTTACCTGAGGATCATTTAATACCATCTCTATATTATTTATTGGTCCATTAGGCACTCCAGCATCATCTAATAATTTTTGCCATTCCTTAGTGCTCTTTTTCTTAGTTTCTTCAACAATAATAGGTCTTAACTCATCATAATTTTCATTTCTCAATGGATTTGTCTTAAATCTCTCATCATCTGCAATTTCTTCCTTACCAAATACCTTAAATAACTTTCTAAATAAATTATCATTACCTGCTGCAATAACAATTTCTCCATCGGAAGTTTCAAAAGGCTCAAATGGTACAATGGATGTATGTTTGTTTCCTGCTGGCTCTGGTGACTTTCCAGTAGCAAAATATCTTGAGATAGCGTTTTCAAGTATAGCAACTTGACAGTCTAACATAGCAACGTCCACTTTTTGTCCCTTACCTGTCTTATTTCTATAATTTAATGCACCTAATATTCCAATAGCTGTAAATAAGCCTGCAGTAATATCTCCTATAGAAGGTCCTACCCTTGTTGGTTTTCCTCCCTTTTGTCCTGTTATACTCATTATTCCACCCATCGCCTGAACTACACCATCATAAGCTGGTCTTTGACTATAAGATCCTGTATGACCAAATCCTGATGCTGCTGCATATATTATTCCTGGATTTACTTCCTTTAATTTGTCATATCCTAAACCAAGTTTCTCCATTGTTCCTGGTCTATAGTTTTCTACAATAGCATCTGCATTTTTAACCATTTCTAATAATAATTCTTTAGATTCCTCTTTCTTTAAATTTAGAGTCATGCTTTTCTTATTTCTATTAATACTCATAAAATAAGCACTTTCTCCATTAACATAAGGCCCAAATGCTCTGGAGTCATCACCTTTGTTAGGGATCTCTATTTTAATAACTTCAGCTCCCATATCTGCCAATACCATAGTAGCATAAGGTCCTGCTAAAACTCTAGTAAGATCAAGTACCTTGATACCTTCTAATGCTTTATTCATAATAATTCCTCCTTTTATTTTTTATAGTTATCAACATTTCATAACTTTACTATATATAGTTGCAAACATCATGCCACTTTATACAATTTAGTATATTACTTTATTCGTTGGCTTAATACAAATCTTTGATTTAAGTAATTGAATCTAATATAATTTTACTAAGAAAACTTTTCTTTTATTACATTTAAAAAGTGATAACTTTTGTATCACTTAATTACAAAAGTTATCACTTTTTATGTTTTTTAAATTATATTTTTCAATCTTTCTTCTTAAAGTAATTCTAGATACCCCTAACTCCTCTGATGTTCTAGTAATATTCCAATTATTTTTATCTAGAGCCTTCTTTATCGCATTTTCTTCAACTAATTCTAAATTATAATGATGATTTTCCTCAATACTATCATCTTCTAATATTTCCTTTGGTACATCTTCTAATGTTATTTTATTATCCTTTTTAAATATCATTATCCTTTCTATGACATTCTTTAGCTCCCTAATATTTCCTGGCCATAAATAACTTTTAAATATATCTACTACCTCTTTAGATATGGATTCTATATTTTTATTTAGAACATTATTATAGTTTTCAATAAAATGCTGAACTAAAGGTATAATATCTTCTCTTCTTTTTCTTAAAGGTGGTATATAAATTGGAATTATATTTAATCTAAAATATAAATCTTTTCGGAAATTTCCTGCTTCAATCTCTTCTTTTAGATCTTTATTTGTTGCAGAAAGAATAGTGGCTTTAAAGTCCATTTCTTCTAATCCACCTATCCTTCTAAATTTCTTTTCCTGAAGTACCCTTAACATCTTTGCCTGCAGAGATATATCCATATCTCCTATTTCATCTAAGAATAACACACCATTATTAGCTCTTTCAATCAAACCTTCCTTCGCATTTTTTGCATCTGAAAAGGCACCTTTTTCATATCCAAATAATTCACTTTCCTGTAATGTCTTAGGGATGGCAGCACAGTTGATTGATATAAAGGGAATAGTATCTCCTTTAATACTCTGAATGCTTTTAGCAATGACTTCCTTACCACTACCACTTTCTCCCTCTAAGAGAATACAAGTATTATATTTCATACTGGCAATTTCTTTTATATTCTCTTTAATTTTCACTATTTCAGGAGATTGTCCAATAAATTTTACTTGATTATCCCTGCTTCCTTTATCTATTTCTATTTTAGTTTTAGCATACTCTAATGTCTCCTCTATAGATCTACTTATTTCTGATAGGGAAAAGGGCTTAGTAAAGTAATCATATGCTCCCATTTTCATTGCCTTCACTGCAAGTTTAACATCACTTAAATAGGTAATCATTATTACAATACATGAGGGTTTTATTTGCTTAATTTCCTTCAGTACATCTATACCACTTATACCTGGTAACTTTATATCTACTATAGCAATATTAGGCATCTTCTTTCTTACAATATCAAGTCCTTCTTCTCCAGATTCAGCAGTGAATACATCTATTCCTAATTTTTTCATATTTATCTTTAGTGATAATCTTATACTCTTTTCGTCATCAACAATTAATAATTTCATTTAAGATCACTCCTTTAAGATCACCTTTAAACTTTAATTACTGTTCTTTAATAGGAATACTAATTATAAACTTTGTTCCTTTACCAAACTCACTTTCAACTACTATGCTACCATTATGTTCCTTAATGATATTATAGGTTATAAATAATCCTAGGCCAGTTCCTTGTCTCTTTTGTGTATAAAAAGGAAAAAATACTCTATCTAAATCCTCTTCTTTTATTCCTTTTCCGTTATCTTCTATTATAATTTCTAAATTATTATTCTTTTGATTGAATGATATATATATTACTCCCTTTTTATCTACAGCATGTATTGCATTTTTTAATATATTTATTATAGCCTGTTTTATTGCCCTTCTATCTATATTAGCTAATATTGGTGTTTCTAAAGAGCTTTTTTTCACTATTATATCTTTTTGTTCCATTTCTGAATCTAATAAATTTAAGATTAAGTCCAAAAGTTTTTCTATATTAGTCGGAACTTTATTTAATTTAGATTCATAGGTAAAATCGAGAAAACTGATTACAAGATTATTTAAATCTTCTACTTCATTTTCTAAAAACTCTAGAATCTCATCTTTTGTTTCCTGGTCATTAGTATTATCCTTTAAAATCTCTATTAAATTACCCATTCCGGCCAGAGGATTTCCTATATCATGTATTATAGATGCTGATAGCCTACCTAAAGTTTTAATTCTATCATCCCTTGCTAATTCCCTTTCCATTATTTTTCTCTCTCTAAGATCTTTTAAAAGGAAAACTACTCCTATAACCTGTTGCTTATCATCTAATACCCTAGATGCAGAAACACTAATTGATATTTCTTCTTTACATTTATTTTTAATAGTCAGCTCAACATCGTTAAATACATTTCCCTTATCTATTACATCAATAAATATTTCTCCTATAGTAATATCCAATCTGTCAATAAACTCTTCTAGGCTAAATTCTTTTATCTCTTTTAAACTATATCCTGTTATCTGTTCTGTTTCCCTATTTACTATTGTTATATCTCCTTTATTGTTAAATACTATTATTCCATTGGCTACACTTTTAAGGATATTGTTTAGATATTGTTGAAGTCTATTCTGCTCTTTGAATGAACTTTCTAATTCCTTTATATTATTATTAAGTATAATACTCATTTCACTAAAAGCTTTGCTTAGCTCAGTTACTTCATTAATTGAATCATTTTGTCCTTCTGTAAAATCTAATTCTTTTATTCCAACACTTAAATTTCTAACATTTTTTACTAACTTTCCTATAGGTTTTGTTATACTAAATGCTAATATTAATCCAATAATTACTGCTATAATTACTACTACTACCATCAAAGCACTTAGTTTTTTCTCGATTTCAGAAGCTTCAGCTAACATTGTTCCTTCCTCTTGTTCTACTATAACCATCCACTCTACACCTGGTACAAATGTTATAGCGCTATAATATGTTTTATTATCTTCTATATAATGACCCACTACATTTCTTTTATCCTTTAAAACACTCTCTAAATTAGTTGATTTTTCATTAATAGTAAAGTCTTGGTTTTTCATGGAAACTATTTTGTCACTGTTGTTCTTAATATCGGGATCAATAACTATACTTCCTTGTCTATCTATTATTGTTATTCTACCATTAAATCTTTCTTGGGTTTTATCTATTATCTCCTGAATATTATACAGGGGAATTCCCGCACCTATTAACCCTATAGTCTCTCTACTATAATTTCTCACTGGTGATGCTATTATAAAATGGGGACGTTCTAGAACACTACTTATTAACAATGGACTAATAGTAGTTTTTTCTGTATTCATAACATCCCAATAATAACTACGATCCATATATGACTTTTTTTTAACATGATCATTAGAAGGTTTAGAAAAAACCATATCCGCCTTATCATTCATATAAAATATTAAGCTAAAGTATGGAAAATTATCATATATTCTGAAAATTTCATATTTTATATTATCAATATCTCCGAAACTTTGAGATGAGAAATTACTTGCTGTTTCCACAGTAACTTTAGCATCTTCAAGGTATGTTGAGATTTCATTGCCTATCATTTCTGATATCAATAAATTTTTATCTAAAGTTTTTTGTTGAATTCCTTCTGATGCTATTCTTTGAGTGAATATTCCTGTTATAGCAACGGAAAAAAATGCAAAAATAACAATAAATAAAGGTATTTTAAATTTTAGACTATTCATCTTCATTTATAATTATCATCCTTTTATATTTATCCCATCCATTATATCAATTATATTTACAAAAGTCATTTTAATTTGTAGTTCTTTAATTTATTAATAAACACTATCTTCTATGCTGGAATTTCTTCTCTAAAGTTAATAAGCCTACACTTTCTTATATTTTATAATTAAGCTATAATAATCATAACATAAAAAACCACAGTTAAATTATATAATTTAACTGTGGTTTTTTATCATATTCTATATCTATAATCCTCTCTTACATCATTTATTTTTTACATAGACTATCTTTTTAATAGTATTTTCAGAAAGAAAGTAGTTTTCAGCTAATTCGACTATAGTAGCCCCTTCTTTGTATTCCTTTCTAATGCTATCATTTCTAATAGAAAGGCTCCGTCTATAACCAGAATTATCTCCCCATTTTTTTCTAGTTCCTTCAGCTTTAGGTATATATAAGTACTCTCCTTGTATATACTTTTGTACTTCATCCATTAATTCTTTTGGCAATACTTTTTTTGCATTTTTATACTTCAATTATATCGCCTACTTATCTCTAAAATAAATTTCAAATTCTTCAACTGATTTAAAATCTAATATCCTAATCTGATTTTTTCTAATTAATGAAATAAAATCTTTTTGAAACTTATTAATAGCCATAAGAATCTGTTCATCATCTTTTTGGGAAGTAAGTTCTAATAGATCTACTCTAAAGATCTCATCAAAGTACTTATTATATTCTACATATGAATTTCTATCATCATACCATATACCTTCTTCCACTTTAGCAATAAACTGACTAACTTCTTCTTGTATGAATGAAAAAAGTTCAAATAGTTTATAATAATCCTTCTGAGTAACAGCAATTTTGCATTTATTAATAGTTTTCTTAAGTTCTTCATAATAACCATAAAAAAGCGTTTCAAATAACTCATCTTGTCTATTATCTTTCTTAATACCAAGGAGAAATTCCCTTGTATTTTCAACAAGTTCTAATGATTTTAAGTATATTTCTTCAGTATCAGATGAAAAAATAATATCATCCACTAAATCTTTATAATCTCTAGGTAATTTTTTTAAATTTAAAGAATCCTTTATAACAGAGCCATTCCCATTTTTATAATACATTCTATTTGCAAATCCTAAAGCATTAGAAATTTTACCTAAAAGTTTTCCAGATTCTAGCCTAATGCTACTCATACTATCATTAAATCTATTCATATTATAAATATAAATATAGCTCTCATTAAAGTATTCATAAGCTTTATTTATTAACGCCTCATCATACTTTCCACTTAATACAGTTTTAAGGCTATTTTTTAGATTTTTAAATCTAGCAAGCGCTTCTTCATCTGAATGATAAATAACTTCTGTATCTAAAAGTAAATATCCTTGGGGACTATCCATAGCAGCATTTGAAATCAATCTATCCCAACTTATAGAAAACAAGTCATAACTAACACCTTCTACAATAAATTGAGTTGAAAGTTTTTTACCTATTTCATTTTTAGAAATAAAATAAAAACTTAATCCTAATTTTTCATCTACATTTATATTCTTGTTTCCATATACTACAAGTAACAAAATATCATCCCTATAGTCCTCTACAATCTTATTTTTTATAATCTCTAATATTTTTTTATCATTTTTCATATTACCCCACCCCTTACTTAAAATTATTAAAATATTAAATTATAATTTATATTTCATACTCTAATTATATATGTAATATTCAGATAATTATATAGATAGTTCTTTTATGGGTAGTTCTTTACATAGAACCCACAAAAAAACACCTATCCAACAGAAAAGGTGCTTTAAACTCATAGGGGTTTTCTAGCTAGTTGTAAATCTATAGTATCGTATATAGTAATAATACCACCGTTATTATTTATGACTTCTCTTATTTCATCAAAGAATTTCATTCTTGTAGCTTCTTCAATAGCAATGTGATCTGAATAGGTGCCTAATAATGATGTGTACTCATCTGCTGTAAAGTCTCTTGTTCTATGATAAAGTCTATATCCTAAATCTTCAAATCCATATTTAGATGCTATATTAGATATATATTTGGCATTTTCATCGCTATATTCATCTACTCCCAATGAATTAGGCATATACTTTTCATATATCTTTTGAAATTGAATATGTATATTTGGGCGTTTCTTATCTTTATAGGGATAATTTGCAAATCGGGCAAAAACACCACCACTTTTCAACATATCAAATACTTTGGTATATCCTATTTCTTCAGGAATCCAATGAAAAGCAGTTGCTGAAAAAATAAGATCAAATGAGTCAGAAGGACAATCAAAATCTTGAAATGCTACATTTTTAATATTAAAATGCTCATAATTACTAAATTTATCTTTAGAGAATTTTGCTAATTGATCACCCAATTCAATTGCAGTCAAATTACAACCTGTTTCAAGTATTGGTAATGTAGCTTGTCCTGTTCCTATACCTACTTCTAGGACATTACATGACTGATTTATTTCTTTTGTAGCAAAAATATCATCATATAGCTCCTTAACATAAGTAGGACGATACCTATCATATTTAAGGTACTCAGAGTTAAATGTAGTTTCTAAACCTTTTATTTTTGACATATATTCCTCCTATTTGGTGAATAATATCCCACTAAAGTCATTTTTGTTTGTTACTACTTATGGTACGGTTCTCCTCTACTAATTCTAAATGCTCTATATATTTGTTCTAATAATATAAGTCTCATTAATTGATGAGGGAATGTCATTTTTGAAAAGGATAATTTCATATTACTTATTTTTATTACTTCTTCATGCAACCCTACTGATCCACCTATTATAAAAGTTATATTACTATTCCCTGTAAGAGCTAAACTATCTAACTCTTTAGCCAATTGTTCTGATGATAGCTCCTTGCCTTCTATACATAATGTTATTACATAAGACCCATTAGGAATTTTTGAAATGATTTTTTCCCCTTCTTTTTTCTTTATAATATTTTCTTCTGATTCTGTCATGTTTTCTTTTGTGGGTTCGTCTTTTACTTCTATTATTTTAAGTTTGCAATATACTGATAATCTTTTAGTAAATTCCTTTATCCCACTATTTATGTATTTTTCTTTAATTTTTCCCACTGATATTATTGTTATATTCATGATTTCACCTGCTTGTCCTCTATAGAGGTATTGGTATTGATATTAATATTAAACTACTAAAAAT
It encodes the following:
- the rlmH gene encoding 23S rRNA (pseudouridine(1915)-N(3))-methyltransferase RlmH; translation: MNITIISVGKIKEKYINSGIKEFTKRLSVYCKLKIIEVKDEPTKENMTESEENIIKKKEGEKIISKIPNGSYVITLCIEGKELSSEQLAKELDSLALTGNSNITFIIGGSVGLHEEVIKISNMKLSFSKMTFPHQLMRLILLEQIYRAFRISRGEPYHK